A genomic region of Rhodanobacter sp. contains the following coding sequences:
- the dapE gene encoding succinyl-diaminopimelate desuccinylase translates to MSDVLDLACELIRRRSVTPDDAGCQALLAERLRRAGFRIEHLRHGEVDNLWAVHGDGGPTLAFLGHTDVVPSGPETSWQSPPFEPAIRDGKLYGRGAADMKGSVAAMAVALERFVSAHPHHAGRVALLLTSDEEGPTNLDGVRKVAEGFRARGERIDWCVVGEPSAKEKLGDLIRVGRRGSLSGTLTVRGVQGHVAYPEKALNPIHAFAPALAELAAERWDEGNADFPPTSFQVSNLNAGTGATNVIPGELTALINFRYCTASRAEDLRARTEAILRRHGLDCALAWNLSGEPFLTPPGGRLRETVVTVCRELCGIEPEQSTGGGTSDGRFIAPLGAEVVELGPVNATIHKVDECVDVAELQRLPDLYEAICARMLAD, encoded by the coding sequence ATGTCCGATGTCCTCGACCTTGCCTGCGAACTGATCCGCCGCCGCTCGGTGACGCCGGACGATGCCGGTTGCCAGGCGCTGCTGGCCGAACGCCTGCGGCGCGCGGGCTTCCGTATCGAACACCTGCGCCACGGCGAGGTCGACAACCTCTGGGCCGTGCACGGCGACGGCGGGCCGACACTCGCCTTCCTCGGCCACACCGACGTGGTGCCCAGCGGCCCGGAAACCTCGTGGCAGAGCCCGCCGTTCGAGCCGGCGATTCGCGACGGGAAGTTGTATGGCCGCGGCGCCGCCGACATGAAGGGCTCGGTGGCGGCAATGGCGGTGGCGCTGGAGCGCTTCGTGTCGGCGCATCCGCATCACGCCGGCCGCGTGGCGCTGCTGCTCACCAGCGACGAGGAAGGCCCGACCAACCTCGACGGCGTGCGCAAGGTGGCCGAGGGCTTCCGCGCCCGCGGCGAGCGCATCGACTGGTGCGTGGTGGGCGAACCCTCGGCGAAGGAGAAGCTCGGCGACCTGATCCGCGTGGGTCGGCGCGGCTCGCTCTCCGGCACGCTCACCGTGCGCGGGGTGCAGGGCCACGTGGCGTATCCGGAGAAGGCGTTGAACCCGATCCACGCCTTCGCGCCGGCGCTGGCGGAACTCGCCGCCGAGCGCTGGGACGAGGGCAACGCGGATTTCCCGCCCACTTCGTTCCAGGTCTCCAACCTCAACGCGGGCACCGGCGCCACCAACGTGATCCCCGGCGAACTCACCGCACTCATCAACTTCCGCTACTGCACCGCCAGCCGTGCCGAGGATTTGCGCGCGCGCACCGAGGCGATCCTGCGCCGGCACGGGCTGGATTGCGCGCTGGCGTGGAACCTCTCCGGCGAGCCCTTCCTCACCCCGCCGGGCGGGCGGCTGCGCGAAACCGTGGTGACGGTGTGCCGCGAGCTGTGCGGCATCGAACCCGAACAGAGCACCGGGGGCGGCACCTCGGACGGCCGCTTCATCGCGCCGCTGGGCGCGGAAGTGGTGGAACTCGGCCCGGTCAATGCCACCATCCACAAGGTGGACGAATGCGTGGACGTGGCCGAACTGCAGCGCCTGCCGGACCTGTACGAGGCGATCTGCGCACGCATGCTGGCGGACTGA
- a CDS encoding GNAT family N-acetyltransferase: MAHVPAARGNGASGRRACHSGSPKFYHSRMSELTAPSFRPAVLADIRAIVALVESAYRGDSGRRGWTTESDLLDGQRTDAADVSMRLAQPYSMVLLAERDNALLACCHIERQGDSGYFGLFAVDPLLQGSGVGKAVMAEAERIVRDEWGCRAMHMTTIVQRAELIAFYERRGYRRTGEFQPFPYGDERFGIPRRDDLRFEVLRKELA, translated from the coding sequence ATGGCGCACGTGCCTGCCGCACGGGGCAACGGCGCATCCGGTCGCCGCGCTTGCCACTCCGGCTCGCCGAAGTTCTACCATTCCCGCATGTCCGAACTTACCGCCCCGAGTTTCCGCCCGGCCGTCCTGGCCGATATCCGTGCCATCGTCGCCCTGGTCGAATCCGCCTATCGCGGCGATTCCGGCCGGCGCGGGTGGACCACCGAGTCCGATCTGCTGGATGGCCAGCGCACCGACGCCGCCGATGTTTCGATGCGGCTGGCGCAGCCGTACAGCATGGTCCTGCTGGCCGAACGCGATAACGCATTGCTGGCGTGTTGCCACATCGAGCGGCAGGGCGATTCCGGCTACTTCGGCCTGTTCGCGGTCGATCCGCTGCTGCAAGGCAGCGGGGTGGGCAAGGCCGTCATGGCCGAGGCCGAGCGCATCGTGCGCGACGAATGGGGCTGCCGCGCGATGCATATGACGACCATCGTGCAGCGCGCGGAGCTGATTGCCTTCTACGAACGCCGCGGCTACCGCCGCACCGGCGAATTCCAGCCATTCCCCTACGGCGACGAGCGCTTCGGTATCCCGCGCCGCGACGACCTGCGCTTCGAGGTGCTGCGCAAGGAGCTGGCATGA
- a CDS encoding DUF3224 domain-containing protein: MQATGSFTVKLEPQPSAHADSGLGRMGIDKQFNGDLAAYSLGEMLAYRSAVDGSAGYVAMERVTGTLHGRKGAFVLQHTGTMERGASALQVSVVPDSGTDELEGLAGTLTIHIDAQGGHTYTFDYRLP; this comes from the coding sequence ATGCAAGCCACTGGCAGTTTCACGGTGAAACTCGAACCGCAGCCGTCCGCCCATGCCGACAGCGGGCTGGGCCGCATGGGCATCGACAAGCAGTTCAACGGCGACCTCGCCGCGTACAGTCTCGGCGAGATGCTGGCGTACCGCAGCGCGGTGGACGGCTCGGCGGGCTACGTGGCGATGGAGCGCGTGACCGGCACCCTGCATGGACGGAAGGGCGCCTTCGTGCTGCAGCACACCGGCACGATGGAGCGCGGCGCATCCGCGTTGCAGGTGAGCGTGGTGCCGGACTCGGGCACGGACGAGCTCGAAGGGCTGGCCGGCACCCTGACCATCCACATCGACGCGCAGGGTGGGCATACCTACACGTTCGACTACCGGCTGCCCTGA
- a CDS encoding enoyl-CoA hydratase/isomerase family protein, translating into MIEIIRHEAVAEIRLARPPVNALNLEMLQSLHAALDECVRSDARGIVLSGVPGMFSAGVDVPALLQADRGGVLAFWREFFATAAALACSPVPVVAAITGHSPAGGAVLALMCDYRVMAQGPYKIGLNEVQVGLSVPDCIQLALRRVVGAYRAERLLVAGAMIDAQHALASGFMDEITGIDQVVTRALHWMHELLALPQHAMLATRRVARADLIAAYADVDALPVADFVEGFYHPQTQATLQALVARLKGKG; encoded by the coding sequence ATGATCGAAATCATCCGCCACGAAGCCGTCGCCGAGATCCGCCTCGCGCGCCCGCCGGTCAATGCGCTGAATCTCGAGATGCTGCAGTCGCTGCATGCCGCGCTGGACGAATGCGTCCGCAGCGATGCGCGCGGCATCGTGCTGTCCGGCGTGCCGGGCATGTTCTCCGCCGGGGTGGACGTGCCGGCCCTGCTGCAAGCGGATCGCGGCGGCGTACTGGCGTTCTGGCGCGAGTTCTTCGCCACCGCAGCCGCGCTGGCCTGCTCGCCGGTGCCGGTGGTCGCCGCCATCACCGGCCACAGCCCGGCCGGCGGCGCGGTGCTGGCCTTGATGTGCGACTACCGCGTGATGGCGCAGGGCCCCTACAAGATCGGCCTCAACGAGGTGCAGGTGGGCCTGTCCGTGCCCGACTGCATCCAGCTCGCGCTGCGCCGCGTGGTGGGCGCCTACCGCGCCGAACGCCTGCTGGTGGCCGGCGCGATGATCGACGCGCAGCATGCGCTGGCCAGCGGCTTCATGGACGAGATCACCGGCATCGACCAGGTGGTCACGCGCGCGCTGCACTGGATGCACGAGCTGCTCGCCCTGCCCCAGCACGCCATGCTCGCCACCCGTCGCGTGGCCCGCGCCGACCTGATCGCCGCCTACGCCGACGTGGATGCGCTGCCTGTCGCCGATTTCGTCGAGGGCTTCTATCACCCGCAGACCCAGGCCACGCTGCAAGCACTGGTGGCCCGGCTCAAGGGCAAGGGCTGA
- a CDS encoding 8-oxo-dGTP diphosphatase → MTVLRGCFAMPYMPIVATLGYVLSPDRTRVLMIHRNARPDDQHLGKYNGLGGKMEPGEDIAACMRREIREEAGIECLSMQLRGTLNWPGFGKQGEDWLGFIFLIDRYEGTPLASNPEGTLEWVARDRLMELPMWEGDRHFLPLVFDDDARPFHGVMPYKDGRMQSWSVTRL, encoded by the coding sequence ATGACCGTTTTGCGCGGCTGCTTCGCCATGCCCTACATGCCCATCGTCGCCACGCTCGGCTACGTGCTCTCGCCCGACCGCACGCGGGTGTTGATGATCCACCGCAACGCGCGCCCCGACGACCAGCACCTAGGCAAGTACAACGGCCTCGGCGGCAAGATGGAGCCGGGCGAGGACATCGCCGCCTGCATGCGCCGCGAGATCCGCGAGGAGGCCGGCATCGAGTGCCTGTCGATGCAATTGCGCGGCACGCTCAACTGGCCCGGCTTCGGCAAGCAGGGCGAGGACTGGCTGGGCTTCATCTTCCTGATCGACCGCTACGAGGGCACGCCGCTGGCGAGCAACCCCGAGGGCACGTTGGAGTGGGTGGCGCGCGACCGGCTGATGGAGCTGCCGATGTGGGAGGGCGACCGCCACTTCCTGCCGCTGGTGTTCGACGACGACGCGCGCCCGTTCCACGGCGTGATGCCGTACAAGGACGGCCGCATGCAGTCGTGGTCGGTCACGCGGCTGTGA
- a CDS encoding non-heme iron oxygenase ferredoxin subunit, giving the protein MSLTDEGWVRVGTRSELLPGEFRLVFDGDTPIAVYNIDGDLYAVEDVCTHDGGDLAGGEVHGFEVECPRHGARFDLRSGAVTCPPAYEPIACFPVREEGGAIWTRDDR; this is encoded by the coding sequence ATGAGCCTGACCGACGAGGGCTGGGTGAGGGTGGGGACGCGCAGCGAGCTGCTGCCGGGCGAGTTCAGGCTGGTGTTCGACGGCGACACGCCGATCGCCGTGTACAACATCGACGGCGACCTGTACGCGGTCGAGGACGTCTGCACGCATGACGGCGGCGACCTTGCCGGCGGGGAAGTGCACGGATTCGAGGTGGAATGCCCGCGCCACGGCGCGCGTTTCGACCTGCGCAGCGGCGCGGTGACCTGTCCGCCGGCCTACGAGCCCATCGCGTGCTTCCCGGTACGCGAGGAGGGCGGCGCGATCTGGACGCGCGACGACCGCTGA
- the parC gene encoding DNA topoisomerase IV subunit A, which produces MNLQANYEQIPLKEYAERAYLDYSMYVVLDRALPFVGDGLKPVQRRIVYAMSELGLAATAKPKKSARTIGDVIGKFHPHGDTSCYEAMVLMAQPFSYRYPLVDGQGNFGSPDDPKSFAAMRYTESKLSPIAEALLGELGQGTVDWVPNFDGTLEEPSWLPARVPHVLLNGSMGIAVGMATDIPPHNLRELVAACIHLLDEPEATVAQLCEYVKGPDYPTEAEIITPRNELLAMYQNGTGSVRARAVYVREEGNIVITALPHQVSPSKILEQIAAQMRAKKLPMIEDLRDESDHENPIRLVLVPRSSRVDADELMPHLFATTDLEKSFRVNLNMIGLDGRPQVKDLKKILGEWLTFRTSTVTRRLNHRLAKVERRLHLLEGLRIAYLNLDEVIRIIRTEEEPKAVLMARFGLSEEQTDYILETRLRQLARLEEMKINGERDQLEEERARINVLLKSPAKLKGLIKDELRADAEKYGDARRSPLVEREAAQALDESALVASEPVTVVLSQKGWIRAAKGHDIDAEGLSYREGDGLLATAKARTTQQVAVIDSTGRSYSTPAHTLPSARGNGEPLTGRFTPPPGASFDAIVAGDNDTRLILATDFGYGFVTRFEALTGRNKAGKQIISLSDGAKVLAPQASADPARDRIVVVTSEGHLLMFSVAELPELDKGKGNKLIEVPKKQLAEGERVAGIAVVAEGKGEVTMYAGARKLTLKWADLVEYGGNRASRGGLLPRGLRRVERIETTG; this is translated from the coding sequence ATGAACCTGCAAGCCAACTACGAACAGATCCCGCTCAAGGAATACGCCGAGCGCGCCTACCTCGACTACTCGATGTACGTGGTGCTGGACCGCGCCCTGCCCTTCGTGGGCGACGGGCTCAAGCCGGTGCAGCGGCGCATCGTGTACGCGATGAGCGAGCTGGGCCTGGCCGCCACGGCCAAGCCCAAGAAATCCGCGCGCACCATCGGCGACGTGATCGGCAAGTTCCATCCGCACGGCGACACCTCGTGCTACGAGGCGATGGTGCTGATGGCGCAGCCGTTCTCCTACCGCTACCCGCTGGTGGACGGCCAGGGCAACTTCGGCTCGCCGGACGACCCCAAGAGCTTCGCGGCGATGCGCTACACCGAGAGCAAGCTCAGCCCGATCGCCGAGGCGCTGCTGGGCGAGCTGGGCCAGGGCACGGTGGACTGGGTGCCGAACTTCGACGGCACGCTGGAGGAACCCTCGTGGCTGCCCGCGCGCGTGCCGCACGTGCTGCTCAACGGCTCGATGGGCATCGCGGTGGGCATGGCCACCGACATCCCGCCGCACAACCTGCGCGAACTGGTCGCCGCCTGCATCCATTTGCTGGATGAACCCGAGGCCACGGTGGCGCAATTGTGCGAATACGTGAAAGGCCCGGACTACCCCACCGAGGCGGAGATCATCACTCCGCGCAACGAGCTGCTGGCGATGTACCAGAACGGCACCGGCTCGGTGCGCGCCCGCGCGGTGTACGTGCGCGAGGAAGGCAACATCGTGATCACCGCGCTGCCGCACCAGGTCAGCCCGTCGAAGATCCTGGAGCAGATCGCCGCGCAGATGCGCGCGAAGAAGCTGCCGATGATCGAGGACCTGCGCGACGAATCCGACCACGAGAACCCGATCCGGCTGGTGCTGGTGCCGCGCTCCAGCCGCGTCGACGCCGACGAGCTGATGCCGCACCTGTTCGCCACCACGGACCTCGAAAAGAGCTTCCGCGTCAACCTCAACATGATCGGCCTGGACGGCCGCCCGCAGGTGAAGGATCTGAAGAAGATCCTCGGCGAGTGGCTGACCTTCCGCACCAGCACCGTCACGCGCCGGCTCAACCACCGCCTCGCCAAGGTGGAGCGCCGCCTGCACCTGCTGGAAGGCCTGCGCATCGCCTACCTCAACCTGGACGAGGTGATCCGCATCATCCGCACCGAGGAGGAACCGAAGGCCGTGCTGATGGCGCGCTTCGGCCTCAGCGAGGAGCAGACCGACTACATCCTCGAAACCCGCCTGCGCCAGCTGGCGCGGCTGGAGGAGATGAAGATCAACGGCGAGCGCGACCAGTTGGAAGAGGAGCGCGCGCGCATCAACGTGCTGCTGAAGTCGCCGGCCAAGCTCAAGGGCCTGATCAAGGACGAGCTGCGCGCCGACGCCGAGAAGTACGGCGACGCCCGCCGTTCGCCGCTGGTGGAGCGCGAGGCCGCGCAGGCGCTGGACGAGAGCGCGCTGGTGGCCAGCGAACCGGTCACCGTGGTGCTCAGCCAGAAGGGCTGGATCCGCGCCGCCAAGGGCCACGACATCGACGCCGAGGGCTTGAGCTACCGCGAAGGCGACGGCCTGCTCGCCACCGCGAAGGCGCGCACCACCCAGCAGGTGGCGGTGATCGACTCCACCGGCCGCAGCTATTCCACGCCGGCGCACACCTTGCCTTCCGCACGCGGCAACGGTGAGCCGCTGACCGGCCGCTTCACGCCGCCACCAGGCGCCAGCTTCGACGCCATCGTCGCCGGCGACAACGACACCCGGCTGATCCTCGCCACCGACTTCGGCTACGGCTTCGTCACCCGCTTCGAGGCGCTCACCGGCCGCAACAAGGCCGGCAAGCAGATCATCTCGCTCAGCGACGGCGCGAAGGTGCTGGCGCCGCAGGCCAGCGCCGACCCGGCGCGCGACCGCATCGTGGTGGTCACCAGCGAAGGCCACCTGCTGATGTTCTCGGTGGCCGAGCTGCCCGAACTGGACAAGGGCAAGGGCAACAAGCTGATCGAGGTGCCGAAGAAGCAGCTGGCGGAAGGCGAGCGCGTGGCCGGCATCGCGGTGGTCGCCGAAGGCAAGGGCGAGGTCACGATGTACGCCGGTGCACGCAAACTCACCCTGAAATGGGCCGACCTGGTCGAATACGGCGGCAACCGCGCCAGCCGCGGCGGCCTGCTGCCGCGCGGCCTGCGCCGGGTGGAGCGCATCGAGACCACCGGCTGA
- a CDS encoding MtnX-like HAD-IB family phosphatase, with the protein MSGWTILCDFDGTISVEDVIDSLLDRFGRPGWEVLEQDWRAGRIGSRECMSGQVELLQMTRSELDEHLRELWIDHAFPGFVAKARELGVPIRIVSDGLDYAIHQILGRYGLDNLPLAANHLAPATPPKQWQLTSPFQAEGCRSGTCKCACVAQARTTGAKTLLIGDGASDFCAADRVDFVFAKHRLIEHCRAAGIPYMPITGFEDALEFLPRLLDGTLVHHARYHEAAAA; encoded by the coding sequence ATGTCGGGCTGGACCATCCTGTGTGATTTCGACGGCACCATCTCCGTCGAGGACGTGATCGACTCGTTGCTCGACCGTTTCGGCCGTCCCGGCTGGGAAGTGCTGGAGCAGGACTGGCGCGCCGGCCGCATCGGCTCGCGCGAATGCATGTCGGGCCAGGTCGAACTGCTGCAGATGACCCGCAGCGAGCTGGACGAACACCTGCGCGAGCTGTGGATCGACCATGCCTTCCCGGGCTTCGTGGCCAAGGCGCGCGAACTCGGCGTGCCGATCCGCATCGTCAGCGACGGCCTCGACTACGCCATCCACCAGATCCTCGGCCGCTACGGCCTGGACAACCTGCCGCTGGCCGCCAACCACCTGGCGCCGGCCACGCCGCCGAAGCAGTGGCAGCTGACCTCGCCGTTCCAGGCCGAAGGCTGCCGCAGCGGTACCTGCAAATGCGCCTGCGTGGCGCAAGCGCGCACCACCGGCGCGAAGACCCTGCTGATCGGCGACGGCGCCTCGGATTTCTGCGCGGCCGACCGCGTGGACTTCGTGTTCGCCAAGCACCGCCTGATCGAGCACTGCCGCGCCGCCGGCATCCCGTACATGCCGATCACCGGCTTCGAGGACGCGCTCGAATTCCTGCCGCGTCTGCTCGACGGCACCCTGGTGCACCACGCGCGCTATCACGAAGCGGCGGCGGCCTGA
- a CDS encoding acetyl ornithine aminotransferase family protein, giving the protein MNIDKNAVGFIDDAQLLADEAKYSSFGDTVHYVDPPKIFRHGEGSYMYDTAGTPFLDLQMWYSAVNFGYGNKRLNDALKKQIDVLPQVASQYLHQTRIELAKTIALDAKQKFGLDGRVHFNVGGAQAIEDSLKLVRNFKNGKSLMFAFEGGYHGRTLGASSITSSYRYRRRFGHFGERAMFLPFPYPFRRPKGMTPEEYSDSCVRQFERLFETEYNGVWDPKTNQCEYAAFYVEPIQGTGGYVVPPMGFFKGLKKVLDQYGILMVSDEIQMGFWRTGKLWSIENFGVTPDIVVFGKALTNGLNPLSGLWAREELINPTIFPPGSTHSTFNSNPLGTSLGLEVIRMGYELDYETTVPKKGAHFLEGLRGLQKKHKEIGDVDGLGLALRAEICTDDGFTPNKALLDKMVDIGLAGDLEHNGKKIGLVLDVGGWYKNVITFAPSLDITHEEIDLAISLLDQLLTKAKKG; this is encoded by the coding sequence ATGAACATCGACAAGAACGCCGTCGGTTTCATCGACGACGCGCAGCTGCTCGCCGACGAAGCCAAATACAGCTCCTTCGGCGACACCGTGCACTATGTGGATCCGCCGAAGATCTTCCGCCACGGCGAAGGCAGCTACATGTACGACACGGCCGGCACGCCGTTCCTCGACCTGCAGATGTGGTACTCGGCGGTCAACTTCGGCTACGGCAACAAGCGCCTCAACGACGCGCTGAAGAAGCAGATCGACGTGCTGCCGCAGGTGGCCAGCCAGTACCTGCACCAGACCCGCATCGAGCTGGCCAAGACCATCGCGCTGGACGCCAAGCAGAAGTTCGGCCTCGACGGCCGCGTGCACTTCAACGTGGGCGGCGCGCAGGCGATCGAGGATTCGCTCAAGCTGGTGCGCAACTTCAAGAACGGCAAGAGCCTGATGTTCGCCTTCGAGGGCGGCTACCACGGCCGCACGCTGGGTGCCTCGTCGATCACCTCCAGCTACCGCTACCGCCGCCGCTTCGGCCACTTTGGCGAGCGCGCGATGTTCCTGCCGTTCCCGTATCCGTTCCGCCGCCCCAAGGGCATGACGCCGGAAGAGTATTCCGACAGCTGCGTGCGCCAGTTCGAGCGCCTGTTCGAGACCGAATACAACGGCGTGTGGGACCCCAAGACCAATCAGTGCGAATACGCCGCGTTCTACGTCGAGCCGATCCAGGGCACCGGCGGCTACGTCGTCCCGCCGATGGGCTTCTTCAAGGGCCTGAAGAAGGTGCTGGACCAGTACGGTATCCTGATGGTGTCCGACGAGATCCAGATGGGCTTCTGGCGCACCGGCAAGCTGTGGTCGATCGAGAACTTCGGCGTGACGCCGGACATCGTGGTGTTCGGCAAGGCGCTGACCAACGGCCTCAATCCGCTGTCGGGCCTGTGGGCGCGCGAGGAGCTGATCAACCCGACGATCTTCCCGCCGGGCTCCACGCACTCCACCTTCAACTCCAACCCGTTGGGCACCTCGCTGGGTCTGGAAGTGATCCGGATGGGCTACGAGCTGGACTACGAGACCACCGTGCCGAAGAAGGGTGCGCACTTCCTCGAAGGCCTGCGCGGGCTGCAGAAGAAGCATAAGGAAATCGGCGACGTCGACGGCCTCGGCCTCGCGCTGCGCGCCGAGATCTGCACCGACGACGGTTTCACGCCGAACAAGGCGCTGCTCGACAAGATGGTCGACATCGGCCTGGCCGGCGACCTGGAGCACAACGGCAAGAAGATCGGCCTCGTGCTCGACGTGGGCGGCTGGTACAAGAACGTGATTACCTTCGCGCCGTCGCTGGACATCACCCACGAGGAGATCGACCTGGCGATCTCGCTGCTGGATCAGTTGCTGACCAAGGCCAAGAAGGGCTGA